ACGCTGACCGCCGCCGAGATCGAGGATCTGCCGGTGCAGGAACTGCAGGACGTGGTCAATCTGCAGGCGGGGGTCGTGGACGGGCACTTCCGCGGGGGGCGGATCGGCGAGGTGCAGTTCCAGGTCGACGGCGTCACCGTGAACAACGCCTACGACAACAAGTCCAGCCTCCGCTTGGACCGTTCTCTCCTGCAGGAGGTGCAGGTGATCAGCGGCACTTTCGACGCCGAGTACGGCCAGGCGATGAGCGGCGTCGTGAACGCCGTCCTTCGGCGGGGGACTCCGGAATTCCGCTGGAGCATCGAGGCGTTCACCGGCGACCACGTGATGACCGGCGGCGAGGATCGCCGTTTTACCGCCGATCCGACAAAGCCCGCCTCCGTGCGGAACACGCAGTTCACCCTGAGCGGCCCCACGGGCCTCCCGGAGACGGTCTTCCTCTTGAACGCGCAGCGCTACACGGACCAGAGCTTCGTCATCGCGGAGCGGCGCTTCCTCCCGACGGACGACTCCGATTTCGAGAACAAGATCTATTATCCGAACGGAGACAGCACGGAAGTTCCCCTCGGATTCTCCAAGGAATGGTCCGGCGCGGTGAAGATCACCAACACCTCCCTGGGGAAAGTCCGCGTCTCCTATCAGGCCATCCTCAACCACATCGAGAACAAGCGGGCCGATTTCGCGTACCGCTACAATCCCGAGGGATTGGCGACGCAGAGGACCTTCTCGCTCGTCCACGGCATCGACGTCAATCACGACCTGAACGGCTCTTTCTTCTATAACCTGAGCCTTCGCCACAACTATTTCGATTATTCCGACTACGTCTACGAGGACGTGTACGACGTTCGGTACGACCAGGCCGGACCGACGGTCTCGGACGACAACTACGAGCCGGGCGCTTTCATCCAGGGCGTGGATTTCACCCGCTTCGAGCAGAGAACCGAGACGTTTCTGCTGAAGACCTCCCTGGTCGGCCAGGCGACGCAGGAACATATGGTCAAGGTGGGCGGCGAGATCCAGTTGCCGGCGATTCGTTTCGGAACGCCCGGCCATCTGGTGTACACCACCGTGGACGGCGTGGAAGCCCTGGTGCGGCACGTGGAAGATTCGCCGGACTTTCCGCAGGTGAGCGAGTACGAGCCGGTGATCGGCGCCGCCTTCGCGCAGGACCAGGTGGAGTGGAACGACGTTACCCTGCGCGCGGGGCTGCGGTTCGATTACTTCGACGCCCGCTCCACCGTCCCCGGCGATCCGGCCAATCCGGCGAACTCCATCAGCGGCGCCCCCGAGTCGCACCCGCGGGATACGAGCCGGAAGGCCTTTCTCTCCCCCCGGTTGGGCGTGGCCTATCCGATCACGGACCGGGCGGCGCTTCATTTCGCCTACGGTCATTTCGTTCAGTTCCCGCCCATCGGCAGGATCTTCGACAACGCGGACTATCGAATTCTCAAGGATCTGCAGGCGGGCGGCATCGATTACGGCGTCATGGGGAACCCGGACATCGGGCCGGAGAAGACGATCCAGTACGAGTTCGGATACAAACAGGCGATCACGCCGGATCTCGGCATGGACCTGACCCTCTTCTACAAGGACATCCGCGATCTGATCGGCGTCGAATTCGTCTCCACCTATAACGCCGCCGAGTACGCCCGCCTGACCAACATCGATTTCGGGAGCGTCGTCGGCTTCACGCTGGCGCTGGACCGGCGGCGCGTCGGCATGCTGAGCGCCTCGATGGATTACACCTGGCAGATGGCTCGGGGGAACTCGAGCGATCCCCGGGAGACGGCGACCCGCGCCGAGGCGGGGGAGGACCCGCGCCCCCGGCAGATCCCCTTCGACTGGGACCAGAGACACACCTTCAACATGACGGTGAGCCTCTCCCGGCCGGAGAACTTCACGGTGAGCGCCATCCTGCGCGCGGCGAGCGGCCAGCCCTACACGCCGGTGTTGGAGTCCGGCTTCGGCTACGGCCTCGAGGCGAACTCGGGCCGGAAGCCGGCGTCGGCGCTGATCGATCTGCGCGCGGAAAAGGCGGTCCGGACCGCCCGCGGGAAGATGAGCGTCTTCTGCCGCGTCTTCAATCTGCTCGACGAGAGGTTCTTCAACGGTTTCATTTTTCCCGACACGGGGAGCCCCTACTATTCGCGGTTCCCCGTCGCCAACGCGGTATCCCTGTCCGATCCCACGCGCTTCTACGAGGCGCGCCGGATCGAGCTGGGCTTGAAATTCGGCATGGGAGGGTAGGCGAAGTGCGGACGGGCCTCTTCCATTCCAAGAAGACGAGGGAAAAGGGAGCCGGCCGGCGGGCGAAGCGGCTCCGCCTTCTCGGCGCCGCGGCGGCGCTGTCGCTCCTGTGCGTATCGAAGCCGGCGGGCGAACTCCAGCCGTTGGTCTCCGCGGACGAGCGCGGCCGAGTCGACGCCGAGCGCGCGGGGCACCACGACGCGGCCGACCTCCGCACGATCTTCTACAACTTCGGGATGGTGGGGGACTATCCGCCCGACCCGGGGAACGTGGACCTTTCCGTGTTCCACTCCGCCGAGGTTCCGAAGGGGAGCGGCATGAATTACTGCGACGGCATCACCCCCTTCGTGCTCGCCAAGATCACCCAGAGGAACGGGCTGGACGCCTACATCATGGAGACCGGGTTCCGGGAGAGGCAGGGGATCTCCCCCTACTACAACCGGGTCATGCGTTTTGAACCCAGGCCCGGCTATTTCCAGGCGGATCCGACTCTGAACCTCGCCCGCTCCCCGGCGGTGAGCCATGATCCGCGCACCTGGCCGTACCAGTGGCCGGACCGCATGGACGATCCGGACGATCCGGGCTGGTCGGGGGATTGGAACGGTTACTTCGGAAAGAGGGCGGCGGCGGACCAGGAAAGCTACACCGTCATGGACGATGACTTCTACGACGCCTGGGACTTCTACCCGGACAGCCGCGACTCGACCCGTCACGGGCTCGGGCTCCGGATCGAGGTGCGCGGTTTCCAGTGGTCCAACCCCCAGGCGAGCAACGTCATCTTCTGGCACTACGACATCACCAACGAGGGGACCACCGACTACAACGACAACATCATTTTCGGTCTCTATATGGATTCGGGCGTCGGCGGCTCGGCTCTTTCCTGCGACGGGATCTATGAGTCCGACGACGACAACGCCTACTTCGACAAGTCGTCGGGTCTCAATTTGGTTTACACCTGGGACAAATACGGACACGGCGTGGACCTCTCCGGCAAATGCGGCGACACCGGCTATCTCGGCTACGCCTATCTGGAGACCCCCGGCGCTCCGCTGGACGGGATCGACAACGACGAAGACGGCATCCTGAACGAAAGGCGGGACGGCGGCCCCGGCGAGAAGATCGTCGGCAGGGACGCCATCCGCGCGTGGACCTCCCTCTACTACGACATGGACAAGTTCGAGGAGACCTACGGCCTCCTCACGGAGCGGCCGGCTTACAAAATCGGCGAGTGGTGGACCGGCGACGAGGACATGGACTGGAACCCGGAGTTGCACGACGTCGGCGCCGACGGCGTTCCCGAGACGGAGGACACCGGCGAAGGGGACGGCATGCCGACCGCCGGAGAGCCCTACTTCGACGAGACGGATCTGAACGAATCGGACATGATCGGTCTCACCGGGTTCAAGATGAACCGGATCCGCGCCGGGCAGGGGAATCCGAACCCGGAGGTGGACGGCATCCTCTTCTACATGAACGACGCGCGCTGGCCCGAGCGCCTCTACGATCAGTTCACCGATCCGAACGCGGCGGACCGCTTCGACTCGGCGCTCGCCGCGAACTACAACATCGGATTCCTCTTCGCCTCCGGACCCTTCATCCTCCGCGCCGGCCAGACGGAGCGGTTCAGCCTCGCCCTCGCCTATGGCGCCAATCTGGGCGAACTGCGCAACACGGTGAAAACGGTCCAGCAGATCTACGACGCGAACTATCAGTTCGCCGTGCCGCCGCCGCTCCCCACGCTGACCGCGGAAACGGGCGACGGCTTCGTGCGGCTCTCCTGGGACGACCAGGCGGAGCACGGTTTCGACCCGGTCACCTTCACCAACGATTTCGAGGGGTACAGGATCTATCGCTCCACCGATCCGGAGTTCCGCGATCCCCGGGTGATCACCACCGGGTCCGGCACCGGCCCCATCGGCAACGGCCGGCCGATCGCACAGTTCGACGTGGCCGACTCGATCGCGGGGTATTCGAACCAGACCTGGGAAGGGGTGGCTTACTGGCTGGGGGACGAAACGGGGATCACGCACACCTGGACCGACTCGACGGTGACCAACGGGCGGAAGTACTACTACGCGGTCACCTCCTACGATTACGGATCCGATTCGCTCGGCTTCTATCCCTCCGAAAACTCGATCAACGTCTCCCGGACCCCCCGAGGGGGCGAGATCCTGCCGCAGAACGTGGTGGCGGTCCGGCCGGAGCCGAAGGTCACCGGGTACGTGCGGGCCGAGACGGACACGGTGGCGCACCGGGAGGGGCGCGGCTCGGGCGAGGCGGAGATCCTGGTGGTGAACTCCAACCTCGTCCCGGACGAACACGTTTTCGAGATTCGATTCAAGACCCCCTCGGAGGACAGCCTGCGGGCCATTTCCTATTCGCTGGTCGACAGCACCGAAGGCCGGACCGTCTTCTCCCGCGGCATGGACTTGAACGGCGAGGGAACCGGACCGGTGGGGGACGGCATGCTTCCAGTGGTCCGCACGCCGGCCACCGTTTTCGTGGACAGCGCCGCCTCCGGGTTCGTCCCCGGCGGCCCGACGAACACGCGCCTGAAGATCTCCTATTTGGAGGTGCTCCCGATCAACCTGAGGCGGCCCGGCTTCCCGGACGACCTCACCGTCACCTTCTCGGACGACGTGGTGGACACGTCGCTGGCGATCTTCCCCCTTCCGGCGAAGCCGGCCAAGTTCCGCGTGGTCGCGCGCGCCGAAGAGGGGGACGGAAATCTCGATTTCCGATTCCGCGACGTGGACGGGGACGGCACCCTGAGCGATCCGTCGGAGTACGTCGACGTGGTCACCTATTCCGACGGACTTCCCGGAGTGCCGATGGTGACCTGGCGCGTCCAGCTCGACACGGTCGGCCAGGGGGAACGCGGAGAGATGATTCCGCCCGCCGGAGGGGACGTGTACGAGGTGTTCCTGACGCGTCCCTACGGCGCGGACGACGTCTTGGCCTTCCGGACAAGCGGCGAGCGGATCGACGAGGGGAAGGAAGAGGGGGCGGAGCTCGCCCCTTACGTGGTGCCCAATCCGTACGTGGGATCCGCCTCCTTCGAAGCGGAGAGGTACGCCACCTCCGGGCGGGGCGAGCGGCGGATCGAGTTCCGCGGCCTCCCCCGGGGCAGCACGATCCGGATCTACACGGTGACGGGGGAGCTGGTGCGGACGCTCCACCACGACGGATCGGACGACGGCGCCGTGGCCTGGGATCTGCGCACCAAGGACAACCTCGACGTCGCGCCCGGGCTGTACATCTATCACGTCGACGCGGGCCGGGTCGGCACGCACGTCGGCAAGTTCGCGATCATCAAATGAGCGGCGGAAGAAAAATGCGCTTCTTTACGATCGTCATCGCGCTCCTGATCCTGGCGTCGCCGGGGTGCGTCTTCGCCCAGAGCAAGACCGGGACGGCGATCGGGCAGTTCCTGCTCATCGAGCCGAGCGCGCGCTTCGCCGCCATGGGGAACGCGGGGGTGTCCGCGGCGGAGGGGATCCAGGGCGCCTATTACAACCCCGCCGCCGTCGGCGCCCTCGATCGCCGGGAGCTGATGTTCACGCACAGCACCTGGCTCGCGGACATTTCCTACGACTACGCCGCGCTGGCGATTCCGGTGCGGTCGCTCGGGACGTTCTTCGCGGCGGTGACGTCTCTGAACTCGGGAGAGATGGACGTGCGGACGGTCGAGCAACCGCTCGGAACGGGGGAGCGTTTCGACGCGGCGGATCTGGCGTTCGGTCTCGGTTACGGGCGGCGGATTACCGACCGCTTCGACGCGGGAGTGCAGATCAACTATGTGGACCAGCGGATCTGGCACAGTTCCCTCCGCACGGTTACGTTGAATGTGGGCACTCTCTACCGGATCACCGAGGGCGGGCTCCGCATCGGGTCGAGCCTCGTGAACTATGGAACGAAGGCCGGGTTCGGCGGGAGGGATCTCCGCATTCAGTATGACGCCGATACCGACATCTACGGCGACAACAGCTCCCTTCCCGCGGAGCAGCACACGGAGGAGTACGCCCTCCCCGTTCTGTTCCGCGTCGGCCTTCTCTGGCCGGTCCGGACCGGGGAGGAGCATCGGTTACTCACGGCGATCGACGCCTTCCACCCCAGCGACAACACGGAGAGCGTCAGCATGGGCGCGGAATGGATCTGGAAAGAGGCGTTTTCGGCGCGTGGCGGGTATCAAGACCTTTTCCAGCAGGACGCCGAGGTCGGTTGGACCTTCGGGCTCGGCTTCCGGCAGGTGATGGAGACCTACGGGTTCGATCTGGATTACGCCTGGGCGGACCATGGAAGACTGGAGGACACGCATCGCGTCACTTTCGTGGTGCGCTTCTGACGGACGCCGCGAAGGCGGTCCCGGAAGGTAGGAAACAACGATGAAACGAATGAAGTGGATGGTCGGAGCGCTCCTCCTCCTGACGGTGGCCGCGGCGGACGCGCAGATCACCGATGAGGCGCTTCTGGACTCGCTCCAGAGGACCGCTTTCGATTTTTTCTGGAATGAGGCGAATCCGACCACGGGATTGATCCGGGACCGGAGCGCATCCTGGTCCCCCTGCAGCATCGCTTCCACCGGGTTCGGCCTCACGGCGATCTGCATCGGCATCGAACACGGTTGGATCACACGCGAGCAGGGGAGGGAGAGGATCCTGGCGGCACTGCGGACCTTCTGGAACGCGCCCCAGGGGAGCGGTTCGAGCGGCTTCGCGGGCTACAAGGGGCTCTTCTATCACTTCCTGACCATGGACACCGCGGAGAGAACCTGGGACTGCGAGCTCTCCACCATCGACACGGCTCTTCTCTTCGCGGGCATTTTCGACGCGAAGGAATATTTCGACGGGACCGATTCCCTCGACGTGGAGGTTCGCTCTCTGGCCGACTCGATCACCACACGGGCGGAGTGGGATTGGATCCACTCCGGCTGGGGGATCCGGATGGGCTGGAAGCCGGACACCGGATTCTCCGGATACGGCGACTGGATCGGCTACAACGAGGCGATGATCCTCTACATCATCGCCCTCGGATCGCCCACGCATCCGGTGCCCGCCTACTCCTGGACCGCCTGGACGAGCGGCTACGACTGGCGGACCAACTACGGCTACACCTACGTGGAGTTCCCGCCCCTCTTCGGCCACCAGTATTCGCACTGCTGGATCGATTTCCGCTGCATCCAGGACGCCTACATGCAGTCGAAGGGGATCGATTATTTCGAGAACTCCCGGCGCGCCACGCTCGCCCAGAGGGCGTACTGCATCGACAATCCCGGCAACCACATCGGCTACAGCGACAGCCTCTGGGGAATCACCGCGGGGGACGGTCCCTTCGGCTACACGGCCCGCGGGGCGCCCCCCGGTCAGAACGACGACGGGACGATCACCCCCTCGGCGACGGTCAGTTCACTCCCCTTCGCGCCGGAGGTGGTCATGGCGGCCACCCGCAACATGTACAATGCGTACGGTTCCCAGCTCTGGATGGAGTACGGGTTCCGGGACGGTTTTAACCTCAACTACGCCTGGTGGGGGCCGGATGTGATCGGCATCTCCGAGGGCCCCATCCTTCTGATGATCGAGAACTACCTGAACGGTTCGGTCTGGAGCCGGTTCACGCAGAACGACGACATCCGGGCCGGTCTGGAAGCGGCGGGATTCACCGGCTGTTTCGTCGCCGTGGACGGGCCGGCGGAGGAGGAGTCGCCGACGGCGCTCCTCGCCGGGAACCGGCCCAATCCCTTCCGGGGGGAGACCACCATCTGGTTCCGCATGCCGGAGAGGGGTTCGGCGAGGCTGACGGTCTACAACGTGGCCGGGCGCGAGGTCGCCCGCCTCTTCGACGGAGAGAGGAGCGCCGGCTTCCACCAGATCGAGTGGAACGGCGCCGGGCTTCCGAGCGGCGTGTATTACTACCGCCTCCAAACGGAGACGGAGACTTTCATAAAGAGGTGCGTGCTTCTGAGGTAAGAGACAAACGAAGCGAGAGAGACGACCTATGTGCGAACCGGTCCGGAGGCGAGGAGGTGAGTGGACCGGCCGGTAGGATGACGGAGAGAGAAACCTGAAACCGAGAAAAGGAGAACGACAATGAAACGTAAGGGTAACGGAGCTTGGACGGCGCTTCTGGTCGTCGTCGCGGTGGCTTTCGCGGCGACCCAGGCGGCGGCGACGCCGGCCGTCAACTCGGTCGTGTTCCATCTGAACATCTGGGAAGACTGCCTCACGCACACGGTCTCCACCGTGAACAACTACCCGTCGCAGGTCTGCATCAACGACGATTGGACCTGCACGTCCGGGTACGCCGATCTGCACAACTGGCACCTCTCCGATGACGGAGTCGCGGGCGCCGTGTTCAACAACGGCGACGGCTTCCGTCTGAAAGCGGAGCTGGTGATCAGCGGAACGGGGAACGCCGAGGCGGGCCTGATGGTCGCTCCCTGGTGGGCCCAGAACACGGACGGGCGTTTCAACGTCCGGACCACGGACGGCGAGATCGCCTGCTTCGGCGGCCGCCTCCCCTTCTATTCCTTCACGGTGAACCACGGCATCAGCTACGTGAAGGGTGACGCGATCATCCTCGAGGTGATCTACCTTCCCAACGGTCTCTCGGTTACGAATCCGGCGACCATCACCTACAACCTCACCTACAACAGCGTGGACTACACCAGCGGCCCCATCGCGTTCGACGAGGGGAACCCGGCGGAGCCTTACGGCACCTGGGGAATGCTGGACAACGCCCGCGTCGGTGGGTACGTGCAGGAACTCCTCGGCGGCGCCGTGGGCCAGGTGCTGACGACCTGGTGCAGCTTCGAGTTCGAGGACCTCGGCGGTCCGACCGCGACCGAGGCGACCAGCTGGGGTGACGTGAAGACCCTCTTCCGGTAGATTCTCTATCTCAGACGGCACCGAGCCGCCTCCGCTTCGGCGGGGGCGGCTCTCTTTTTTCCCGCTCCGCCTTACTCCCCGAAGCCGGGAAGAATCACGCCGCGTTTTTCGTCGTAAAGATAGGGGCGCCTCTCCGGGAAGCATTCCTCGAGGAGTGTCCGATTCCTCTCCGGGCCCAGATCGTAGGCGAAGACGCGCTCCGCCGCCGCGAGATCGGGGTCGTTGTTCAAAAAGTCGATCTCCGGGTTGTGCGCCCGTCCGTAGCGGAGGAAGAGGATCGAGCCGGCGGGCGTCTTCCTCTCCACCTCGGAGTAGAAACGGGCGTGGGCGCGCGCCTTCGCTCTTCGATACTCCACGTGGAAGGGGAGGCGCGCCGCCGCGAGGCCGGTGCCCAGGAGGAAGAGGAGGATCACCGACCAGGCGGCCGCCGGTCGCCCCGCCCGCCGCGCCGCGGCGAGGGCGGAGCGCGCCCCGAGAAGGGGGAGCAGGAGGAGCGCCGGGGTGATCTCGTGGTAGTAACGCCCCCAGGGGAACCAATAGAGGAGGTAGGCGCCGTGGGAGAGCGCGATGAAAAGAAGCGTCCAGAGCGCCGTCCTCCTCCCGCCGGGGAGGGCGATTAGAGGAAGGAGGAAGAGGAAGAGAAGAGGGGGAGACGACTCTCCGGCGGTCATCGGGATCCGCATCCGGAAAAGAGTCCCCAGCGCGAACCCCGGCGTGTAGCGCAGTCGGTTCGGGTAGAGAATCGTTTCATTATATAGGCGCTTCCCGGGGCCGACCGGACGCTCCTCGATTTCCTCCTCACCGGAGGCGAAACCGAAGGTGTCCTCCGGCTGGCTCGTCCTGGCGTAGAGCTGCCACGGCGTGACCAGGGGGGAGCCTGTGACCGCCCGGTTGTAGGCGAGGCCCGTTCCGATCAGGAAGAGGAGAGGGATCCCCCCCGCCGCGATCGCCGCCGGCCGGAGGAGAGCCTTCCGCGCCTCCCGCCGCGATCCGATCAGCGCCGCCAGGAAGAGCGCGAGAACGGAGGCGTTCAGAGGGCGCGTCAGCCAGGCGAGGCCGAGGGCGGTTCCCGCGAGGGCCGCGTTCGCCCTCCCCCCGCGCTCCACGGCGCGCGCCGCGAAGTAGAGGGTTGCGAGAAGGAAGAGGAGATTCCCGGTCTGGGAGAGGTATGTGGTCGCGCTCTCCACCTGCGCCGGCGCGATCCCGAAGAGGAAAACGAGGAGCAGGGAGCCCCCGGCGCCGATCACCCTCTTTGCGAGAAGGCCGAGAAGAACCAGGGAGAGACCAGACGCGAGAAGAGGACCGATCCAAGGAATACCGGCCGCCGAACCGGGAAGGAGGAGGAGCGCATGGCCGGGCGGATACTTGGATGCGTAGACCGGGTCGGTCAATATATGGAAGGCGTCGAAGGCGACCCTGTCCGGTGGTGGGGGGAAGAAAAGCCGCCCGGCGAGAAAGGACTTCGCCTGGAAGAGGTAGGCGAACTCGTCGTGCACCACCGGTTGGAAACCATATCCCCGTCCCCCCCAGAGCCAGGCGTAGAAGACTGTGAGAAGAAGGGCGAGGAGCGGCAGGAGAAGGGGGAACCGGTTGTCCGCCCACGACTCGATCCGGTCCGCAGGGGGGGCGAGGCGCGCCGGAAGCGGTAGGAGGGAGAGGAGTGCGACCGCGACCACGGCGACCGCCGCCGCGAGATTCCCGCCGAAACCGATCGTCGCCGCGAGGAAGAGAAAGGCGGCGACCGGAATGATCCGGCGGACCTCCGACACGATTACCCTCCCATGGTCAACAAACACAATTACAATAGATTGTGTAACAAACCTCAACCGTATTCTAGGCGATGGTGCCTCTTTCTACTCATCCCTCGCAAAGCTCGATCAGGATTCCTCCCGTCCCCTTGGGATGAAGAAAGGCGATCTTCTTCCCCTCCGCGCCGAGACGCGGCTTCTCGTCCACCAGGGGGATGCCCGCCTCCTTCAACTCGGCGAGCGCACCCTCGATATCCTCGACATGGATGGCGAGGTGGTGAATACCGCTCCCTCTCTTGGCGAGGTACTTCCCGATCGGCCCCTCGTCCCGCGTGCTCTCCAGGAACTCGACCGACGTTTCGCCCACGCGGAAGCAGGTCGCCCGCACCCCCTGGTCCGGAATCTCCTCGCAGTGAGGCTCCCGACCATGGAAGAGCACCTTCAGAGCGGGACGCATCCCCTCCAGATCCTGAATCGCCACGCCCACATGATCGATTCGCTTGACTCGCAACGGTTCACTCCAATCGTTTCGTGTGTTTTCGAAGACCCTCGCGCCCTCTTCTCGCGCGCGCGGGCGATCTTACTCCGGGGTCTCTTCTCTTTTCGGCGAGCATTCGAACAGTTCGAGTAACTCGCCGGCGGCGGTGGTCGCCGGGAGGCGCCCCTCCGTCACCTCTTTCTCCAGTTGGGGGAGGCGTCGGCGCACCTCCGGATGCAAGAGGAATAGATCCCGCAGGCGGTCGCGCACCAGGGCGTGCATCCATTCCCTCTCCTGCGCCCGGCGGCGGCGCTCGAAAGCGCCGGAGTCGCGCGTGATCTCGACGAACCGCTCGATCGTCCGCCAGATCCCCTCGACCCCCTCGCCGGTCAGGGCGGAGGCGGCGAAGGCCTTCGTCGTCCATCCCTCCGTCGCCGGCCGCAGATAATGGAGCGCCTTCTCGTATTCCGACCGCGCCCTCTCGGCGGCGTCCCGGTTCCCGCCGTCCGCCTTGTTCACGAGCACCGCGTCGGCGATTTCCATGATCCCCTTCTTCATCCCCTGCAGCTCGTCCCCCGCGCCCGGGATCAGGAGGAGGAGGAAGAAGTCGACCATGGAGCGGACCACGATCTCGTTCTGTCCGACGCCGACCGTCTCGATCAGGATGACGTCGTACCCGGCCGCCTCGAAGAGGATCACCGTCTCCCTTGTTTTTCGGGTGACGCCGCCGAGCGTTCCGCCGGAGGGGGAGGGGCGGATGAAGGCGCCGGGATGGTTCGCCAGGTGTTCCATGCGGGTCTTGTCGCCGAGGATGCTCCCGCCGCTCACGCTGCTGGACGGATCGACGGCGGTCACCGCCACGCGATGGCCGCGGCCGGCCAGCTCCATGCCGACCGTCTCGATGAAGGTGCTTTTCCCGGCGCCGGGAACACCGGTCACGCCGACGCGGATCGATCGGCCCGCGCGGGGGAGAAGCGACTGCAACACCCCGCGCGCCCGGGCGAAGTCGGCGGGGGCGTTCGACTCGACGAGGGTGATCGCGCGGGCGAGCCGGTTGCGGTCGCCGGAGAGAACCCCCTCCACGTACTCCTCCGTGGAGAGGGGCGCCCTCTTCGCACCGGTCCGGAGCGGGGGAGGAGGGGGCTCCACTCCCTTGCGGACCTGCAGGGTCGGCTTGGGCTCTTCCCTCTCGGGATCGTTGTGGTTCGTTTCGTCGCGCGTCACGTCTCTACTCTTCCGGCTCTCCGTCGTAGCCGAGCCGCCTGTTCAGCTCCCGCAGGAGTTCCCGCGCCGCGTCGGGGATCACCGTTCCCGGCCCGAAGACCGCCGCCGCCCCCTGTTCGTAGAGGTAGGCGTAGTCCTGCGCGGGAATGACCCCGCCGGCGATCACCAGGATGTCTTCCCGGCCGAGCTTCTTCAACTCCTGAACCAGCTGCGGCAGGAGCGTCTTGTGTCCCGCCGCCAGGCTGCTCATGCCGACCATGTGGACGTCGTTTTCCACCGCCTGCCGCGCCGTCTCCTCCGGCGTCTGGAAGAGCGGCCCCACGTCGACGTCGAAGCCGAGATCGGCGAAGGCGGTGGCGACCACCTTGGCGCCGCGGTCGTGCCCGTCCTGTCCCATCTTGGCGACCAGGATCCGCGGGCGCCGCCCCTCGCGCTCCTCGAAACGCTCGATCATTTTACGGATCTCTCGAATGGCGTCCTCTCCCGCGTATTCGGAGGAGTAGACCCCCGAAACGGTCCTCGTCTCCGCCTTGTGGCGTCCCCACACGCTCTCCAGCGCGTCGCTGATCTCGCCGAGCGTACAGCGCGCCCGCGCCGCCTCCACGCTGAGGGCGAGGAGGTTTCCCTCGCCGGTTTCGGCCGAACGGGTGAGCGCCTCGAGCGCCGCCTTCACGGCGCCGGCGTCCCTCTCCTCCCTCAGCCGCCGGAGGCGCTCGATCTGCCGCCGACGCACCTCCGTGTTGTCCACCTCGAGGATCTCCAGGGGATCCTCCTTGTCGAGGCGATAACGGTTCACGCCGACGATCGTCTCCCTCCCGGAGTCGATGTGCGCCTGCCGGCGCGCCGCCGACTCCTCGATCCGCATCTTGGGGATACCCGTCTCGATCGCCTTCGCCATGCCTCCCAGCTTTTCCACCTCTTCGATGTGCTCCCAGGCGCGTTTCCGGATCCGGTCGGTGAGCGCCTCGAGGTAGTACGAGCCTCCCCAGGGATCGACGATCCGGCAAAGGCCGGTCTCTTCCTGCAGGTAGATCTGCGTGTTGCGGGCGATCCGCGCGGAGAAGTCGGTGGGGAGGGCGATCGCTTCGTCCAGCGCGTTGGTGTGCATCGACTGTGTATGGCCGAGGGCGGCCGCCATCGCCTCGATGCAGGTGCGGACCACGTTGTTGAAGGGGTCCTGCTCCGCCAGGCTCCATCCCGAGGTCTGGCTGTGCG
This Candidatus Eisenbacteria bacterium DNA region includes the following protein-coding sequences:
- a CDS encoding T9SS type A sorting domain-containing protein is translated as MKRMKWMVGALLLLTVAAADAQITDEALLDSLQRTAFDFFWNEANPTTGLIRDRSASWSPCSIASTGFGLTAICIGIEHGWITREQGRERILAALRTFWNAPQGSGSSGFAGYKGLFYHFLTMDTAERTWDCELSTIDTALLFAGIFDAKEYFDGTDSLDVEVRSLADSITTRAEWDWIHSGWGIRMGWKPDTGFSGYGDWIGYNEAMILYIIALGSPTHPVPAYSWTAWTSGYDWRTNYGYTYVEFPPLFGHQYSHCWIDFRCIQDAYMQSKGIDYFENSRRATLAQRAYCIDNPGNHIGYSDSLWGITAGDGPFGYTARGAPPGQNDDGTITPSATVSSLPFAPEVVMAATRNMYNAYGSQLWMEYGFRDGFNLNYAWWGPDVIGISEGPILLMIENYLNGSVWSRFTQNDDIRAGLEAAGFTGCFVAVDGPAEEESPTALLAGNRPNPFRGETTIWFRMPERGSARLTVYNVAGREVARLFDGERSAGFHQIEWNGAGLPSGVYYYRLQTETETFIKRCVLLR
- a CDS encoding TonB-dependent receptor; this translates as MGDATFPRARAIRAAAAVLLAVLIPCAAWAGTTGKIAGFVIDYRDKPITGASVTVMETAQFALTDGAGRFNLIGIPAGVYRLQVSKMGHMTVIVTDVVVSADQTVWLDVDIPASTDVMSVIEVVADRPVVEVNLTSSMVTLTAAEIEDLPVQELQDVVNLQAGVVDGHFRGGRIGEVQFQVDGVTVNNAYDNKSSLRLDRSLLQEVQVISGTFDAEYGQAMSGVVNAVLRRGTPEFRWSIEAFTGDHVMTGGEDRRFTADPTKPASVRNTQFTLSGPTGLPETVFLLNAQRYTDQSFVIAERRFLPTDDSDFENKIYYPNGDSTEVPLGFSKEWSGAVKITNTSLGKVRVSYQAILNHIENKRADFAYRYNPEGLATQRTFSLVHGIDVNHDLNGSFFYNLSLRHNYFDYSDYVYEDVYDVRYDQAGPTVSDDNYEPGAFIQGVDFTRFEQRTETFLLKTSLVGQATQEHMVKVGGEIQLPAIRFGTPGHLVYTTVDGVEALVRHVEDSPDFPQVSEYEPVIGAAFAQDQVEWNDVTLRAGLRFDYFDARSTVPGDPANPANSISGAPESHPRDTSRKAFLSPRLGVAYPITDRAALHFAYGHFVQFPPIGRIFDNADYRILKDLQAGGIDYGVMGNPDIGPEKTIQYEFGYKQAITPDLGMDLTLFYKDIRDLIGVEFVSTYNAAEYARLTNIDFGSVVGFTLALDRRRVGMLSASMDYTWQMARGNSSDPRETATRAEAGEDPRPRQIPFDWDQRHTFNMTVSLSRPENFTVSAILRAASGQPYTPVLESGFGYGLEANSGRKPASALIDLRAEKAVRTARGKMSVFCRVFNLLDERFFNGFIFPDTGSPYYSRFPVANAVSLSDPTRFYEARRIELGLKFGMGG
- a CDS encoding PorV/PorQ family protein gives rise to the protein MRFFTIVIALLILASPGCVFAQSKTGTAIGQFLLIEPSARFAAMGNAGVSAAEGIQGAYYNPAAVGALDRRELMFTHSTWLADISYDYAALAIPVRSLGTFFAAVTSLNSGEMDVRTVEQPLGTGERFDAADLAFGLGYGRRITDRFDAGVQINYVDQRIWHSSLRTVTLNVGTLYRITEGGLRIGSSLVNYGTKAGFGGRDLRIQYDADTDIYGDNSSLPAEQHTEEYALPVLFRVGLLWPVRTGEEHRLLTAIDAFHPSDNTESVSMGAEWIWKEAFSARGGYQDLFQQDAEVGWTFGLGFRQVMETYGFDLDYAWADHGRLEDTHRVTFVVRF